The proteins below come from a single Necator americanus strain Aroian chromosome V, whole genome shotgun sequence genomic window:
- a CDS encoding hypothetical protein (NECATOR_CHRV.G17441.T1), protein MPSDASKGRYEIRGVRFHKSESKISNAAAFVKDQMTNTQMQLEGGLHAHEHRGRLLSFEGEVSGQRHTTETKGTVMTSVEEVEDLDQKDR, encoded by the exons ATGCCTTCCGATGCATCGAAGGGAAGGTACGAGATTAGAGGTGTCCGCTTTCACAAATCTGAATCGAAAATCAGCAATGCTGCCGCATTTGTCAAGGACCAAATGACCAATACCCAAATGCAATTGG AAGGTGGTCTCCATGCCCACGAGCACAGAGGTcgtcttctttctttcgaaGGAGAAGTCAGCGGACAACGACACACCACCGAGACGAAGGGAACTGTCATGACGTCAgtagaagaagtagaagatcTAGATCAGAAGGACAGGTGA
- a CDS encoding hypothetical protein (NECATOR_CHRV.G17442.T1), whose translation MWFEQFYSGLITLGFVAGACYMSYPFNIWDVGRAHRRDYCTPSRIALSKRDHRLTGNQYVISGLDSISD comes from the exons ATGTGGTTCGAGCAGTTCTATTCGGGACTGATAACTCTTGGTTTTGTGGCTGGAGCTTGTTATATGAGTTATCCGTTCAACATATGGGATGTTGGAAGAGCGCATAGAAGAGATTACTGTACTCCTTCAAG AATTGCCTTGTCGAAGCGGGACCACCGTCTCACTGGAAACCAATATGTTATTTCCGGCTTGGATTCTATCAGTGATTAA